The Euwallacea similis isolate ESF13 chromosome 21, ESF131.1, whole genome shotgun sequence genome contains the following window.
TCTACCTGGCCTAACCTGAACAATCTGAAACGAGATTTTCGGATCGTCCACtcaataaaaagcaaattaaattaactatGCTTGTGTGATTTCAGTTTAGGGACATATTTCAAATGCTTTTGATGGCTTAcgaataaaaatctaaagaagtcaatttaaaaaatgtttttattcataaattaaaagtatGAATGTACAATATCCAACAGTCTTTAATCGATTAAATTATCTATgtacaaaatgtattttacCTAAAATTAGTGACTAATAAGCGTTTagaaatttaagtttcataaataatttaattgttacaaaaattatgtttgaGTTGTTATTAGTCTCCAAACAAAAATCGCGAACATGCTCGTAAGCACGTCTCCTGAATAagtcaatttaaatatttacaaaatatatacagtaataaatattacatagtaaTACACATGGTAATGGAATACACGTTAATTAGTAAATTCACATTTCATATTTATcggaataaatataaaattcagcGAATATCATTATTACAATATAAGTAAACagccttttaaaaattagtaacTTCACATAGAATACTGTGAATGCATCCATAATAAATAATCCTCATTGCTACAGAAACTATAACCACAAATTATTATCACAAACAAGCTTCTCACACGAAATAGGTCCTAGATTGAGGAGGGGCATCTGGAATAGTGGAGTACACATGATGGGGCATCTCGCTTCTGCAATTGGGAAACTGCGAGTATTGAGGAGGCCTCCCGTCAATGGAAACGTAGCTGTGGTTCAGCTGTTCGGACCCGTAATGTTGGGAACTGGCACTTGACCCTTCATCCTCAGTACTTCTATTCGAATCTCCCCCTGACACGTAGGTGCTCTGTGTGGGGGTAGGAGTCAAGGTTGTATTATGCACTCCTGGCATGGCTTGGTACTTATACCAAGTATCTGTATGTGGCGGACTAGTATATCTGCTATTGTTGGTTTTGCAACGGATTTCTGGATGGGGATGTTGCTTCTTACGTCTGCCCGTGGCACTGCTGATCACGTCAGGCATAGCGTAACGCAGCTTCTCCCAGAATCGCCGCTCGCCCCATCTTGTTACTGTACAGGCCCTTAAAAGAGAACGCAGTTCTGGATCCATAGGTTCCAAAGGATCGCCACTGAGGACGCAGACTAGTTTGTGACAAAAAGACGTGCGAAGAGCTGCCTGGAGAGCTGCTCTAAACTCTGGTTTAGTCCACTCAGTGCAAATTAAAGCTGGAGAGACTACAAAGACCACCCTTCTAGAAGCATCAGCTGCCCCCACCATGGCGTCAGCCAAGTATGAGGCGCCATTCACGAGATGTAAATCTCTGTAATGGAGGCAAAGTGTGTGGCCTAATGTCTCTAGCTCAGGGGCAATAATCCTGGCTGCCAGTTCTTCATCTTTGTGGCTGTATACCATGTAGCAGTCATATAAATGGTCTCTATCGTCAGAGTTTTCATGAGAATCCTGGAAAATGCGGACTCCGTATTTGGAGTGGGCCCACAATCGCACTTCTTGACGAAAAACAAAGAGAATGGCAACGAGTAAACACACTACTATAACTGACACTAGGGTGGCAGCTAAAAGCGGCACGTAGCTGTCTCCGAGTAACTGATGCTTGTTCACTAGCTCGCGTTGCATTACCGACGTCGCAATTGCATTGTCCAAGTCATCGCACTTATTCAAGGCTTCCGACACGGTCTCGCCGACGTCCGAGCAGAGCATCTTTGAAGGGTCACCTCCGGATGACCAAATCCACGCATTTAGCCGACTCAAAGATTCGCAATCACATGACCACTTGTTGCCGTCTAACGACACTCGGGGCACTGAAGCTCGGGCTTCTGCCTGCAGTTGCCACGGCGAAAAGTCCACTATTTTATTATCGTCCAGCTTTAACACTTCCAAGTTATGCATGTTCCGGAAAGTTTGATTTCCCACGAAACCAATTTTGTTATGGTCCAAATACAACTCGTTTATGTTCTCTAACTGATCGAACTCGAAGCCTCGCAACTCCTCTAGTTTGTTGTCCTCCATGTGGAGTATCCTCAAGGATTTCGCCCCGTTAAAAGTTCGGTTGTGCAGCGCCTTGACGTTGCTGTTGTTCAGGaacaaaaattccaattttttcttgCCGATGAAAACGTGACTTCCCAGCTCCCCTAAGTCGTTGCCGTCCAGATAAATTTCAGTGGCGTCCATGGGGATTTTTTCGGGAACTTCTTTATAACCCGCATTGCTGCAATCCACAACGTTAGATGTCCATGTATGATCATGGAAACAAGAGCATCTATCAGGACAAGTCATTTCGCAGTCACAAGCATCAAAATCACAGCAGTGGCATAGGGCGAAACAGTGAGTTTGATATGGACAGAGAAAATTTGAGGGTTTGAGTCTTAGCAAGGGCTGCGGAGGGGCGCCTCTGGCGTGGGCTAACTCACAGGTCACGTCATCCAAGTCTAAGACTTGAGGGTACTGCCGTAAATTGCTCAAATGATTTATTCGCAGAAGCCACTCCATTTTACAGTCACAATAAAACGGATTGTTGCCAATGTAAAATTGCGGCAAATCCTTTTCGTCACTAACGGGGCTCAAATTCAACGCCGACAGATCCAAGTAGCGAATTTTATTGCCATAAAGTACAACTTtctccaaattatttttatgagtaAAAGAATTCGGAGCCACTGATGTAATTTTGTTGTGCTGCAGATAAAGGGTTTCTACACTGTCGGGAACGGATTTTTCCTGAATTTGTGTTATGAGGTTGAAACTTACAtccaacattttaattttcaatgcatTTCTTACATCGAAATAGTTGCCCAATTCTGGTATTTGGTTGTCGTGCATGTCGAGCCACTCAAGCCCCACTGGTAAATGGCTAAAATCAAACCAGAGCAATTTATTGGACGAAACATTTAGCCACACTAAGCTTTGCAAATTTGTGAAAACACCGCTGATATCTGTCAGTTCATTGGCATCCAACCTAATGGCTTTCAGTGTGGGATTACTAGCAAAGGCACTTTGTTCTacgtatttaattttattagaagcCAAATTGAGCACCTGCAAGGAGGGTAAAGTAGAAAACGCATCTCTGGAAACGTTTACAATGTGGTTGTCCACCAGTCGCAACCCGTATAAAAGGTCTAAACCTTCAAAGGAAGCGTTAGTAACGGATTCGATGTGGTTCTTACCCAAATCGAGGGTTTTTAAAAAGCGTAATTGGCCGATACCTACAGGTACGCCGCCAAGCATATTTCCGTTAAGCCCAAGGTCTTGCAAATTTGTCACGTTTTCGAACGATTTCGGATGAATGTATTCGATTTCGTTTTGGTCCAGTAGAAGTTGATTCAATGCATACAGACCAGCAAAATGGTAAGACTCTATGCGGGCGATCTTATTGTGGCTTAAAGTTAAAGCGTGCAAATTCTTCAACTCACTGAAAGCCCCTTCAGCCATAACACTGATAAGGTTGTGCTccaggtttaaaatttgaagagtGTAAAGGTCATGGAAAAGCGCACTGTCAACACGGTTCAACTGGTTGTGGCCCAAATTCAATACAACCAGCCTGACCAGACCGGAAAACGTGTCTCTGTTTACCCATCGACTGGTCAGCTCATTATGGGAAAGGTCAAGGACCCTTAATTGGTCTAGCCCTTCTAGTAATCCCGGTGCTAAGACACTTAAAGAATTGTTTTGTAGgtataaatttgttaattctCTGGAAGATTGGAACAGCTCTGGTGGCATTGTCACTACGCAGTTGCTGGACAAGTTCACAGTTTTCATGGCATTTAGACCCACAAACGAGCGGTCTCCTAAAGTAGCAATGGCGTTGTCTTGCAAGTGCAGCTCTTCTAAGCTTCTTAGGGCACTAAAACCATTATCTGGAAGAGCTATTATTTGGTTATTGcttaaatccaaaatttccaGTCCGTTAACGCAAGCCCTGCCAGGCTCCAAAGGACCTTTTCCCCAGTCTGAGAATCCCAATGCTTGGATATCTTGCAGTTTGTTGCAAGTCAAATTCAAATGTGTGAGGCTGTAGAGAGGGCAAAACAAGTCTTGTGGGGTACTCCAAATATTATTGTCCCCAAGGTCCAAATATTTCAACTCACTAAGGCCTCTAAAGCTCTCGGTTTGCAGTTCGAGTGTCATGACTGACCACTCAGAATTGTGAGATCTCAGTGCAAGTTTCTTTAGATGTCTTAAATTCGCCATGGCACTAACGGGAATGTTGCGAATCTTGCAGTTTTCTATCCTCAGCTCTTTTAATTTACGAAGAGGAGCTAAGAAAGATCCATGCTTTGAGGTGTCCAGCGTGCTTTCAAAGAACAGGACATCGTTACACTCCAACATCAAAACTGAAACATGGTCCATTTGAGACTGGCTCAGATTTCCCATTAATTGTTCTGCATTGTTTATAGTCCTAATTTGGCAATAGAGCACCGGTTCTTCAAGCGTCTCCGGATCTTCTGAAGGCTGCATTTGCCAGTCGCAACCTCTCGGCGCGCTGGTCAAACTTCTGGCACTAACACTCACTAGAATTGTACTAACTAAAATTAACCGGTTCATTTTGAGTAGTTTTTCGGGTGAGCACTTCATTAGAGCAGCATCACCGATAACAAGAGCGGTCACAACACTTACGGCGTCGAAACTTACGGCGGTGTCTACGTTACCGCACGACGTGCGTCACTCACTGACAGCCGCTGAAAAACTAACCGACAAAACTTACGGACGAGCAGACTGTTGCATACGGCGGGAATTTGGCGCCGCCCCATTTTGCCCCCACCACCGATTTGTATCAGGATTTCAGCTGGTTACGATCGCTGTGAATGGATGATGTCACGTGGAGTTTTGATAATGTTAACAATGTGCAAAGTGGATCCCAGATCCCCCTCGCCCCCTTTAGTGGGAATTGTTATGTGTTTAGTAGCGGTGTTTGTTGATTATTCGCAAGTCAGTTATTGGCGGCTGTCCGGCCTATGGAACGAATACAACTTAAGTGTATAAAAGCCCAGATTTAGCAAATTTCTTAATTCACAATAATCTATTACCGCCGTGAAGTAGTTTTCCTCTAATGTTATGTGAAAACTGGTGTTTTTCGCACTAAGGAATTCCATGACATTTTGGAGACTTTCAACGGCACCTCAGAAATTGCGAAATAACCTGAATTACTTGCAGGAAATATATGGGAATATACAGTATTCCTTGAGAGAAAGACAATTTGATTTGCATTATATGACACTGAGAATTAGTATTTCCCAGCTAGTTAATTGTACTAAAAATACACCTTTCTCGTAAGAGCGCGGAAAAGTATACCACGCACAGAATAATACCATTTTTCGGATTCCTAATGAAGTTTAGTatctaataattaaaagtacaGTTTGGGTACCAAAAGATGCGCTTTCCAAACTTCTATGCTGGAAAACGCATGCATACTTTTCGGAACCAGAACTCGAACCCGTATAAAGCCATGAAATATGTTATTTAAGTCATGTAAAATGTATTAAGAAAAACAACGTTGCAGTGACGTCTTCTGAATTTATATAAGTCTGAAGCGAGAGCCTGAGATTTATATCGattgaataaaaagttaatggataaaaatattatcagtATATCAACAATATTTAAGCAGTGTATAACCTATTATCATTATTCTTAACGTGTTCTCCTTTATAAAAATCGCAACCACACAAATTTTCTCCTTCCCTTTGTAATACAGGCATTAAACTGACATAAAAAAGAgcatttaaaaagttgaaaaaaccTACCATCGCAAGCACTCACAGTTAGATCCGATTAAAGCTGAATGATGTGCAACTCAATGcataataaaatgataaatcatattcaattatgattttttgagaACCCCAGGACACCAAGGTAAACTCGACATCTTTACAAGGAGATGCGTCGAGAATTGATTTCGATCTTGTAATAAACATGCAGAAGATTGTGAATGTTCTCTCGCGGTTTTGGTTGATTTGGCACTAACCGCTTGTTGGTATCAGAATTTCTGATACCTACTTAGTTATATACAGTCTTTCACACAATAGAGTTATTCTCAGTATTCAAATCAAATGCagtattttttagaattatttagTGAAGTCGattaattaaggaaaaag
Protein-coding sequences here:
- the LOC136415784 gene encoding toll-like receptor Tollo; its protein translation is MKCSPEKLLKMNRLILVSTILVSVSARSLTSAPRGCDWQMQPSEDPETLEEPVLYCQIRTINNAEQLMGNLSQSQMDHVSVLMLECNDVLFFESTLDTSKHGSFLAPLRKLKELRIENCKIRNIPVSAMANLRHLKKLALRSHNSEWSVMTLELQTESFRGLSELKYLDLGDNNIWSTPQDLFCPLYSLTHLNLTCNKLQDIQALGFSDWGKGPLEPGRACVNGLEILDLSNNQIIALPDNGFSALRSLEELHLQDNAIATLGDRSFVGLNAMKTVNLSSNCVVTMPPELFQSSRELTNLYLQNNSLSVLAPGLLEGLDQLRVLDLSHNELTSRWVNRDTFSGLVRLVVLNLGHNQLNRVDSALFHDLYTLQILNLEHNLISVMAEGAFSELKNLHALTLSHNKIARIESYHFAGLYALNQLLLDQNEIEYIHPKSFENVTNLQDLGLNGNMLGGVPVGIGQLRFLKTLDLGKNHIESVTNASFEGLDLLYGLRLVDNHIVNVSRDAFSTLPSLQVLNLASNKIKYVEQSAFASNPTLKAIRLDANELTDISGVFTNLQSLVWLNVSSNKLLWFDFSHLPVGLEWLDMHDNQIPELGNYFDVRNALKIKMLDVSFNLITQIQEKSVPDSVETLYLQHNKITSVAPNSFTHKNNLEKVVLYGNKIRYLDLSALNLSPVSDEKDLPQFYIGNNPFYCDCKMEWLLRINHLSNLRQYPQVLDLDDVTCELAHARGAPPQPLLRLKPSNFLCPYQTHCFALCHCCDFDACDCEMTCPDRCSCFHDHTWTSNVVDCSNAGYKEVPEKIPMDATEIYLDGNDLGELGSHVFIGKKKLEFLFLNNSNVKALHNRTFNGAKSLRILHMEDNKLEELRGFEFDQLENINELYLDHNKIGFVGNQTFRNMHNLEVLKLDDNKIVDFSPWQLQAEARASVPRVSLDGNKWSCDCESLSRLNAWIWSSGGDPSKMLCSDVGETVSEALNKCDDLDNAIATSVMQRELVNKHQLLGDSYVPLLAATLVSVIVVCLLVAILFVFRQEVRLWAHSKYGVRIFQDSHENSDDRDHLYDCYMVYSHKDEELAARIIAPELETLGHTLCLHYRDLHLVNGASYLADAMVGAADASRRVVFVVSPALICTEWTKPEFRAALQAALRTSFCHKLVCVLSGDPLEPMDPELRSLLRACTVTRWGERRFWEKLRYAMPDVISSATGRRKKQHPHPEIRCKTNNSRYTSPPHTDTWYKYQAMPGVHNTTLTPTPTQSTYVSGGDSNRSTEDEGSSASSQHYGSEQLNHSYVSIDGRPPQYSQFPNCRSEMPHHVYSTIPDAPPQSRTYFV